A single region of the Oscillospiraceae bacterium genome encodes:
- a CDS encoding M42 family metallopeptidase, whose product MKERVSVGNNNLYNLCNLRGVSGDESAVRSYISDALKEQQITVKTDSTGNLYAFKKGLEGGDKKIMLCAHMDEVGFIITGITDDGFLRFDTVGGIDERILPGSRVLIGKNRVRGCIGLTPIHLLNAEERKKVTPVNELRIDIGAQDKKAAESLVSPGDYCIFESDFIEFGDDLLKAKALDDRAGCHILMSLISKPLKYDTVFAFTVMEEIGLRGAFIAAKTVRPDVAIVVECTTACDFTGIEEHMKICELGKGTVISNSDGATIYNVELSSLAREIADKKGIKHQTKRMTLGGNDAGSIQSAAGGCKVLALSVPCRNIHTSSCCVAKKDIEYTQNLLEELLNSEELKDL is encoded by the coding sequence ATTAAGGAGAGAGTATCTGTGGGAAATAATAATTTATATAACCTATGTAATTTAAGAGGCGTATCGGGAGATGAGTCTGCTGTACGTTCATATATAAGCGATGCTTTAAAGGAGCAGCAAATTACTGTTAAGACAGACAGCACGGGAAACCTATACGCTTTTAAAAAAGGCCTTGAGGGCGGCGACAAAAAAATAATGCTTTGCGCCCATATGGACGAGGTCGGCTTTATAATTACAGGCATTACCGACGACGGCTTTTTAAGATTTGATACTGTGGGCGGAATTGATGAACGTATTTTGCCAGGAAGCCGAGTGCTTATAGGTAAAAACAGAGTCAGAGGCTGTATCGGTCTTACTCCTATACATCTTTTAAATGCGGAGGAAAGAAAAAAGGTTACTCCCGTCAATGAGCTCAGAATAGATATAGGTGCGCAGGATAAAAAAGCGGCAGAGAGCCTTGTTTCACCCGGAGATTATTGTATTTTCGAGTCTGACTTTATTGAGTTTGGGGACGATTTGCTTAAGGCTAAGGCTCTTGACGACAGAGCAGGCTGTCATATTCTTATGTCCCTTATTTCAAAGCCGCTTAAATATGATACTGTTTTTGCATTTACCGTTATGGAGGAAATAGGCTTAAGAGGTGCTTTTATAGCGGCAAAGACAGTGCGCCCCGATGTAGCCATTGTTGTTGAATGTACCACCGCCTGTGATTTTACGGGAATTGAAGAGCATATGAAAATTTGCGAATTGGGAAAAGGAACGGTAATTTCCAATTCAGACGGAGCAACAATTTACAATGTAGAGCTTTCCTCTCTTGCCCGTGAAATTGCCGATAAAAAGGGAATAAAGCATCAGACCAAGAGAATGACCTTGGGCGGAAACGATGCAGGCTCAATTCAAAGTGCGGCGGGAGGCTGTAAGGTGCTTGCGCTGTCAGTTCCCTGTCGAAATATCCATACCTCTTCCTGTTGCGTTGCAAAAAAGGATATTGAATATACTCAAAATTTACTTGAAGAGCTTTTAAACTCTGAAGAATTAAAGGACCTTTAA